Genomic segment of Vibrio celticus:
GCACATCAAGCCGCTAAGCAAAGAGATCTTGTTTGTAAACGTGTGCCTAAAGCGTTGCGCCACCCATCAGAAGACGTCTACTTATACTGGCATAAGCGCTTTCATAACGACCCGATGTGTCGCTGGGTTCGCAATATATTCAAAGAGCTCTATACATGATTCATCTGCAGGGTGAATGAAAATTACAAATACCAATCGAGTTGAATATAGATCTCTTTAGTTATTTGAATGGTGAATAACGAGAATCAATTTTTGGTATGAAACTTTCGTTGATAAGAATGGTAGCTGGTTGTTTAATGCAAACCATTATCATTACTAATCACATATAAGAATGAATATCATGTCTGAGAGATCTCTTTTGATTCGCAAACCTCTTTTGGTTCGTAAACCCCTTTCGATCGCAGTCGCTGTTATTTGTACCTCACTTTCAGCTAACGTGTTAGCGCAAGCAACAGATGAACAAATGGTTGTTACGGCAACTCGTACCGAGATGGCACTAAAACAAGCGCCAGCTTCAATGTCGGTTATCACCGCGCAAGACATTGAAGACAGCCCTGGTATTACCTTGGCTGACATCGTTGCTGAATCAACGAGTGTTGAATCTGATTTTGATAGTACACGTGCTGGCCGTCAGATGATCTCTATTCGTGGTATGGATTCTGATTACACGCTTATCATGGTAAACGGCCGTCGTCTAAGTTCGGCGAGCGCTATCATCCGTGGTAACGACTTCGACCTATCAACTATTCCTGCTGATTCAATTGAACGTGTTGAAATTATCCGTGGCCCAATGTCAGCACTTTACGGTTCAGATGGTATGGGCGGTACGATCAACATCATCACTAAGGCTCCAGAAAATGATTGGAGCTCTACACTGAGCATGGACACTTCATCTCCACTTGATGGTAATGGAGGGGAAGAGTACTCGATGGGCTTCACGACATCTGGTGCGTTGATTGAAGATGAGTTGTTCGCGCGAGTTTCTGTTAACCAAACAAGCCGTAACGCATGGCAACCATATTCTGGTACACACAGCTCTGGCTACGATCGTGAAGATATTACAGCTTTAGAAGACCGTGACACGCTAAGCATGCTTGCTAGCCTGACATGGCATGCAACAGATAACCAAACCATAGATTTCGATTTTGGTTACAGCGACGACGAACGTAATTCAGCGGCTGAAAGCTCAAGCTCAGTTATTGAGTCTGACACGCGTGTTGTACGTAATAGCCAAGCGATTACACACAGTGGTTTTTGGAGCTGGGGTGACACGCAAGTACGTTACTCACGCGAAAATGTGACTGACAATGATGCGGCTGATCTGGGTAATAACTTCAGCAGCGATATCGAAGAATTAACTCAGATTGTTGAAGCGTCTGCGACCACTTATCTTGGTGAAAGCCATACGCTAACGTTTGGTATGGATTACCAACTGAGCGAGCTGACGAACAAAGAGAACCTAGTGAGTGGTTCATCTGAGGCATACCAAGGTGCACTATTTGTTCAGGACCAATGGTTAATGACGGATCAACTAACGGCAACTATTGGTGGTCGTTTAGATAAGCATGAACTGTATGGTGAAGAGTTCAGCCCACGTGTGTACTTGGTACACCAAACAACGAATGACTTAATCATCAAGGGTGGTGTGGGTAAAGCATTTAAAGCACCAACATTGACTCAAAACCAATCTGACTACCAAGTATCAAGCTGTAAAGGTGGCTGTGCGTTAATCGGTAATGAGGATCTAAGCCCAGAAACAAGCTTAAACTACGAGTTGGCGGCGGTTTACACTCAACCTCGTTGGAATATCGAAGCGGCATTGTTCCGAAATGAGATTAATGACCTTATTGAAAGAACAGACGGTTACTGTCCTGAAGGCGGTGATTGGAACGAAAGTGCTCGTCAATGTGAAAACCCAGACGGTTCACCAACGGGAGAGCTAGGTGCGAAAACTTACCAAAACGTCTCTGAAGCAATCATTCAAGGTGTTGAGCTAGGTGGTATGTATCAAATCTCTGATAAGTGGGCGTTTTCTGGGAACTACACCTACTTAGATACTGAAGATAAGTCGACAGGCGAACAGCTACTTGAGCGTTACAAGCACTCGGGTTTAGTTAAACTAAACTGGAGCCCGACTTTCGACCTGAACACCTTTGTTAGTGCTCGTTACCGTGGTGAGCGTCAGATCGAAAGCGACCTAACTCAAGACGCATACACAACATTGAACATTGGCACAGTGTACAACGTGAATGATTCAGTAAGACTGCGTGCAGGTATTTCGAACCTAACGGATGAGTCTGTATCTGAAGAACTAGAATATCTAGGTTATGTTGAAGAGCCACGTACTTACTACGTAGGTATGACTGCGGACTTCTAATCGAGAGTTGAGTAACTCATAGCTTGATACAAAAGAACCCACACTGGCTGATGCTCTAAAAGGAGAGCGGCGAGTGTGGGTTCTTTTTTGATCTATAGGTTTAGCTTAACTCGCTACTTATCTATTTATCTAGATTTTGACACATGTGATCAGCGCATTACCGGACTGAGTATCCCAAGGAATCAGCTTGTCGTAATCGTGCTCGAAGATATTAACCTCGAAGTAGGGCTTCAATATCTCGATTAACTCTTTAAACGAGAATGCCACCATTGGGTGTTCATCATTCCATACTTGAGTTTCACCAGCAGTCGTCTTCTCGATACTAAGCTTTAGCGCTTGCTTATCACCCTGACCAGAGTAATACCAACCAGAACGGAACGTGAAATCGTCTTTGTCTTAGTTTTTTGTGTGTCTAACAAACAGGTCGTTGCTGATCTTGTCTTTATCAACCACGTTAAAACAGAAAATACCTTCTGGCTTCAACGCGCGATGCACACTTTCAATACACTCTTTAAGCTTCTCTAGGCCATCGTTGTAATGGATGGAATACAGGAAGCAAGTAATAAGATCGAGTGGTTCCGTGACCTCAAAGTTACTCATGTTTTGTACTGAGAACTTGGCTTCCGGGCAGCGAACTTCTGCGATAT
This window contains:
- a CDS encoding TonB-dependent receptor domain-containing protein, which translates into the protein MSERSLLIRKPLLVRKPLSIAVAVICTSLSANVLAQATDEQMVVTATRTEMALKQAPASMSVITAQDIEDSPGITLADIVAESTSVESDFDSTRAGRQMISIRGMDSDYTLIMVNGRRLSSASAIIRGNDFDLSTIPADSIERVEIIRGPMSALYGSDGMGGTINIITKAPENDWSSTLSMDTSSPLDGNGGEEYSMGFTTSGALIEDELFARVSVNQTSRNAWQPYSGTHSSGYDREDITALEDRDTLSMLASLTWHATDNQTIDFDFGYSDDERNSAAESSSSVIESDTRVVRNSQAITHSGFWSWGDTQVRYSRENVTDNDAADLGNNFSSDIEELTQIVEASATTYLGESHTLTFGMDYQLSELTNKENLVSGSSEAYQGALFVQDQWLMTDQLTATIGGRLDKHELYGEEFSPRVYLVHQTTNDLIIKGGVGKAFKAPTLTQNQSDYQVSSCKGGCALIGNEDLSPETSLNYELAAVYTQPRWNIEAALFRNEINDLIERTDGYCPEGGDWNESARQCENPDGSPTGELGAKTYQNVSEAIIQGVELGGMYQISDKWAFSGNYTYLDTEDKSTGEQLLERYKHSGLVKLNWSPTFDLNTFVSARYRGERQIESDLTQDAYTTLNIGTVYNVNDSVRLRAGISNLTDESVSEELEYLGYVEEPRTYYVGMTADF